The following is a genomic window from Tripterygium wilfordii isolate XIE 37 chromosome 19, ASM1340144v1, whole genome shotgun sequence.
TATACACGAGACAATCCTGCCATTTGATCTCTTCACTAAAAGTACGAAAATCCTAGCAAAAACATAGTTAAAGTCTTATGATTCTATAGGAATCACTATTAaatttccattgaaaaaatTCACACTAAAAGAATGCAATGTCTAAATATCCAGTTACAGGCTTATGTACAGCACAAAGCTATGACAGATTTGTTTTCACTACAAGTTTTTCAGGCTGATTTTATGCCCATGACGTAGGTTCTTTCATCTCCAACAGCTTGAGTGGTTCAAACAAAGATGCAAAAATGTCGCAAGAAGATGCGAAGTAATAGTTTATCTTTTGCCAATGTGGCATAGGCGAAAAAGAGGAAAGGAAGGGGAAAATAAGCAAAAAGCAAATGCCAGATATCATGCATTGGCAACATATGAGATGCGAAAACATCCATTTATATCAGGGTGAAGATGATTTCATCTGACAGCATTCGGTAGTATGATGACTGTAATTTATGACCCTAAACCTAAAAACTTGTTCTGATACATGTCAAAGTTGTCAATTAAGATGGGGAAGTTCAGAGCGTACAATGTTGGAAAAGAAATCAACATCAAGAAGCATTAATAGTTCAACAAGCTTCCACCTTACCAAAAGAATAGTTCAAGAAGGGTCATCCAACCATGGTGCGTTTACGACCCCTTTGTCGCACTGTAACAGAGTAAAGTATGAATAGAAGATGATATGAGAACATGGCGTAACAGCATTCTAATACCAAATTTGAGGCATGAAAAAGGGTAACGTAGGGATTGGAAATAAACGAGTACCTTGCGCTAGCTTGTTTAATGTTGATGACCACTGTTTCGAGGACTTCCTGTATGCTGCAAGTATTTTGTCCATCTGTAGAAAGAACCAAACACAAGACAGTATTTTTTAAAGATCCATTGGTTCCAATTTAATAATGTTGTCGACTATTTGAAACTGCAAAAATGCCTGGAAGTGaataaaaactgaaaaatcattCCATTCTCATGGTATATATACCCGTTCCTTGTAATTTCTCCAAAGTCAAACAGATTTAATTGAAATGCACTTAAGAAGTCATGTCGCGCTTACCACATTCCCACATGAAGAATGCATTGAAACTAAGGCTCTCTCAAGCACGTACAAATCAACAGCTTTATCTTCTGGAAGGGTTGATGTGAAGCTCAGTCCAAAATCAATAAGGACCTGGAGAAGATATTTTTGGTTGTGAAAGGTCGAAAGAGTAAAAATTTTAACATATAATTAAACGAAAATATaaattctcttcttccttttgccTTTTGCACAGTAACTCACCAGTTGATTGGAACTCTTCTTAATTAACATGTTCGATGTGGTCAAATCCCCATGAATGAGGCCACCATCATGTAGCTTGCCTATTGCATCACCAATCTGTACCGCGATATCATCCAACCTCTCTTCAGCTACACCGTTTAACCCAAACTCGAGAAATAAATCTTTGACAGAAGGACCATCCACGTACTCAAACGTCAATGTATGCAGCACAGTATCCACAGCATACAACACTGGAGTAGAAACTCCAAGTTTCCTTGCTTTTGTCATGCATCGAGCCTCCTGCTCGAGAGTTTAAATTTAAGGAAAGTCAGATAAGCAGCAAAAATTGGTTCATTATTGGACTAAATCTAAAAGATAGAACAGTGGGAAAGCTGACCGCATTCAAGCGCCTGAGGGTAAGCTTTGAATCCAAAGAAGGATGCCTGTACTTCTTTGAAAAGCGTTCCTTGACAATGGACTTCCTTCCAACAAATGTTGCCTCAAAAACTctctgagaaaaaaaataaaaatagagagATGTGTAACCACAAAAACAATTTATGTTCTGTTAGAGTGAATATTTTGGTTCAGTCAAATTGAATTGCTTAAAAAGCTATAGTTTTTAAAGCTGCGTCCAATTGGGAAACCACTAAAAGAAAGCTGAATAGCAAGTTTGGGATATGAATTTTCAGGAAAAGGTCAACGCAATTAGTGAAATGGGTTCTCAAGCGCATTGCTGAAGCTGCCATGAACTGCATGTATCTAAGTTTGTGactcaaaaaaatcaaagatgggTATATATTACGAGGAGTTCACATAGGAGCTGCGACC
Proteins encoded in this region:
- the LOC119985005 gene encoding EKC/KEOPS complex subunit TP53RK; amino-acid sequence: MEIKGPSEDGSLILLKQGAEARVFEATFVGRKSIVKERFSKKYRHPSLDSKLTLRRLNAEARCMTKARKLGVSTPVLYAVDTVLHTLTFEYVDGPSVKDLFLEFGLNGVAEERLDDIAVQIGDAIGKLHDGGLIHGDLTTSNMLIKKSSNQLVLIDFGLSFTSTLPEDKAVDLYVLERALVSMHSSCGNVMDKILAAYRKSSKQWSSTLNKLAQVRQRGRKRTMVG